TTCCATCACGCTTTGGTCAAAGAGCGGTGAGCAACGAAGCCTGGCATTCGAGCGCAACCGGGTAAATGTGCTCACGGGCGGTAGTCACACCGGTAAAAGCGCTTTGCTTGACATCATCGATTACTGTTTTCTGGCCAGCTCGCATAAGCTTCCTGACAGCATCATCAACGAGAACGTCGGCTGGTATGGGCTCACGTTTTACGTGAACGACAAGACCTACACCATTGCACGCAGGAGCCCGTTAGACAACGCGGTGTCGAAAGACTATTACTTCTCGAGCACCGGCGCTGTTCCGGACGCGCCACAGCCGAACACAAGAGAGGACGACATCAAGTCGATACTGGAGGCTGAGTTCCATATCGACGACAAGGTCACGGTCGCATATGGCGGGCGGGCGCTGAAGGCGGGCTCGAAGGTGTCGTTCAGATATTTCTTTTTGTTCAACACCATTTCCGAAGACATCATCACTAACAGCAAGGTGTTCTTCGACAAGCAGTCTGAAGAGCGGTATCAGGAGGCTTTGCCGCGCATATTCGATATGGCGCTCGGAATCGACGACCTCTCAAACATTGCCGCGCGCGAGAGGAAGGAGGTCCTCAGGAAGGACCTTTCGAGGCTCCAGCGCAAGGACGCGCATCTCGGCCAAGGGCGGGAAACGTTTGATGAGGAAGTACGCGATATCGCTGTTAAGGCGGCTGAATACGGGTTGATAGATAGTGACCCTGAAAAACTGTCCATCGACAGTGTACGGAGTGCGATTCGCGACGCTGCGTCACCGGAGGCAGGGCGCGCCCTGAACCGATATGTCGAAGCAAGTGCCAAGCTCTTTGTCGTTGAGCGGCGGTTGCGAAAGCTCAGGCAGTTCACGTCTGAATACCGCTCGTACAAAGACACGTTGAAGAACGCGGAGGACAGCCTTCGGCCAATCGAGCAGCTTTTGAAGCAGGCGCCGACGCTCTTGAAGTCGGAGATTTTCGATGACCTTATCAGCAGCCTTAAAACGGACCTGTCGGCAGTCAAGAAATCCATCGCTGGCAAGCAGCCGGTGGACGGGCAGATAAGCGCGATGGTCAAGTCACTCGAGGAGGAACGCGAGACGCTGCAACGCGACCTCTCCGGGCTTCCGCAGGAGCCGAAATCTTTTGCGTCAGAGCGCGAAAAGTGGATGTTCGTTGGTGAGGCGATGGGGCGATTTAATGCCTACGAGGGAGCGAGAACGCCGGCCGTTCTCCAGTCAGCTACTTCCGACGAAGCAGACCTCCAACAGCAAATGGACGATATCGAGGTACGTGACGTAGAGGAAACCCGGCAGGCCGTTGTCTCCATGATTAACGAGATTGCGCTCGCTCTGTTGAAGGAAACAGCCAATGCGCTTGCGAACTACGCCAGCTACCAGACCGACTTTGCATACAAGGAAAAGCGCTTGCGACTACGAAAGCCGCGTTCCAAGCTGATTGAGAACGTGGGCAGCAGTTCGAATCACATGTTCCTGCATCTGCTGCATTTCCTTGCGCTGCATGAAGTTGCCATCAGCCACAAGTCGATGTTCATCCCAAGCTTTCTGATTATTGACCAGCCGAGTCGACCGTACTATCCGGACGAGAAAGCGAACGACAATGTGAAGCTTACGAACAGCGACAGCGAGAAGGTCTCAATCGCTTTCAATCTGCTCAACAATTTTGTCGCTCGTATGAACAACGATTATCAGACGGAATTTCAGATGATTGTCTTCGAGCATGTCCCGCGGGATACCTTCACGGGCATGAACTACGTGCACCTCCTGCCCGAATTCCGCAATGGGGAGGCGCTCATTCCGCAGTCCTGGCAAGTGTAAAGGGCGGACCCTTGACCCACTGGACAAGCTGTTAGCTTCAGGCGATGTTGCGGCGACCCCATGCCCGCGTATACGCCGGGCCGGGCAGCAGGCTCGGCGCAAGCATCCCTTGTTGCATTTGCTGTGGCCGGCGGTCTAGGGCCATGTTGCTCACGGCGAGGCCCATTCGCTAAGAGGGAGCGTGGGTGGCGCCGGGACAGCTCACGGGAGGCGTTGCTAGAAGGCGACAAAGTCGCTTGCAGTTGACATCGAAATCAGGAATATATGGCCTGCGTTCTTGCGGACGCTACCCCGAAACGCGTGTCAGAGTGGAGGAACGATGTTCTCATTCAGCGTATTGAAGACGATTCAAAAGTTCGCGTGGTTGTTGCTGATTCCGATGGTCGCGCTCGGCATCGACGCGGATTTTCCAATTCACAATTCTCCGGATGCCAGCGTTATGACGAACATGGCTGCCGGACTGGTCTTCTCTTGCATTGTGGCGCTGCTTGCGATGATGTTGGTCGATAACGCGCTGTTTTTTATCGACCGGTATCTGCCTGACGACGCGATTTTTGGGCTTGTTGGAATCGTGCTGCTGACGTTCTGTCTCTACGGTGTTTCGTTTTTTTATCACCAGCTACCACCGTCACCCTTCAAACCTGTGTGGCATCTGGCAGCAGGTTGTTACGCGTTCGCCCTGT
This genomic stretch from Paraburkholderia dioscoreae harbors:
- a CDS encoding DUF3732 domain-containing protein, with the protein product MNFGIDSITLWSKSGEQRSLAFERNRVNVLTGGSHTGKSALLDIIDYCFLASSHKLPDSIINENVGWYGLTFYVNDKTYTIARRSPLDNAVSKDYYFSSTGAVPDAPQPNTREDDIKSILEAEFHIDDKVTVAYGGRALKAGSKVSFRYFFLFNTISEDIITNSKVFFDKQSEERYQEALPRIFDMALGIDDLSNIAARERKEVLRKDLSRLQRKDAHLGQGRETFDEEVRDIAVKAAEYGLIDSDPEKLSIDSVRSAIRDAASPEAGRALNRYVEASAKLFVVERRLRKLRQFTSEYRSYKDTLKNAEDSLRPIEQLLKQAPTLLKSEIFDDLISSLKTDLSAVKKSIAGKQPVDGQISAMVKSLEEERETLQRDLSGLPQEPKSFASEREKWMFVGEAMGRFNAYEGARTPAVLQSATSDEADLQQQMDDIEVRDVEETRQAVVSMINEIALALLKETANALANYASYQTDFAYKEKRLRLRKPRSKLIENVGSSSNHMFLHLLHFLALHEVAISHKSMFIPSFLIIDQPSRPYYPDEKANDNVKLTNSDSEKVSIAFNLLNNFVARMNNDYQTEFQMIVFEHVPRDTFTGMNYVHLLPEFRNGEALIPQSWQV